In a genomic window of Salmo trutta chromosome 32, fSalTru1.1, whole genome shotgun sequence:
- the LOC115171795 gene encoding transcription factor Sox-8, whose amino-acid sequence MLKMTAEHDKSVSDPPCSPAGTTSSMSQDDSDSDAPSSPTGSDGHGSLLAGIGKKLDGEDDDRFPACIRDAVSQVLKGYDWSLVPMPVRGIGSLKNKPHVKRPMNAFMVWAQAARRKLADQYPHLHNAELSKTLGKLWRLLSENEKRPFVEEAERLRVQHKKDHPDYKYQPRRRKSVKPGQSDSDSGAELGNHMYKAEPGLLAGLADGHHHPEHAGQPHGPPTPPTTPKTDLHHGGKQDMKHEGRRLLDSGRQNIDFSNVDISELSTDVISNMEAFDVHEFDQYLPLNGHASTAGAGVDHHGHHGLNPASGVGSYTSYSHATANGAVWSRKSAAMSASSSTSSEAVPQHRAHIKTEQLSPSHYSGDSHSHSSPSHSDYSHSYTAQTCVTSSAAAAAASFSSSQCDYTDLQSSNYYNPYSGYPSSLYQYPYFHSSRRAYHGSPILNSLSIPPTHSPPTSNWDQPVYTTLSRP is encoded by the exons ATGTTAAAAATGACCGCAGAGCATGACAAGTCCGTCAGCGACCCACCGTGTAGCCCGGCGGGGACTACGAGCTCCATGTCGCAGGATGATTCCGACTCGGATGCGCCCTCGTCGCCAACGGGATCAGATGGACACGGATCACTCCTCGCTGGTATAGGAAAGAAACTGGACGGCGAGGATGATGACCGATTCCCAGCCTGCATACGTGACGCGGTGTCGCAGGTTCTCAAGGGATACGACTGGTCCCTCGTCCCCATGCCCGTTCGGGGAATTGGCTCGCTGAAAAATAAACCCCATGTCAAAAGACCTATGAACGCGTTCATGGTGTGGGCGCAAGCGGCGCGCAGAAAGCTCGCGGACCAATACCCTCATCTGCACAATGCCGAACTGAGCAAGACTTTGGGGAAGCTATGGCG CTTACTCTCAGAGAATGAGAAGCGGCCATTTGTGGAGGAAGCGGAGAGACTTCGCGTGCAGCACAAAAAAGACCATCCTGACTACAAGTACCAGCCTCGGCGTCGGAAGAGTGTGAAACCTGGGCAGAGTGACTCAGACTCTGGTGCAGAGCTGGGGAATCACATGTACAAGGCTGAACCAGGATTGTTGGCAGGCTTAGCCGATGGACACCACCACCCTGAACATGCAG GCCAACCCCACGGTCCACCCACACCCCCCACCACCCCCAAAACGGACCTGCACCACGGGGGCAAACAGGACATGAAGCACGAGGGACGGCGCCTACTGGACAGCGGCCGACAGAACATCGACTTCAGCAACGTGGACATCTCCGAGCTCAGCACCGACGTCATCAGCAATATGGAGGCCTTCGACGTGCATGAGTTTGACCAGTATCTACCGCTCAACGGCCATGCCTCCACCGCTGGCGCAGGCGTGGACCACCACGGCCACCATGGACTAAACCCTGCGTCTGGTGTCGGCTCGTATACATCATACAGCCACGCCACAGCGAACGGTGCCGTTTGGAGCCGCAAGAGTGCCGCCATGTCTGCCTCTTCCTCAACTTCTAGCGAGGCGGTCCCACAGCACCGGGCCCACATCAAGACGGAGCAGCTGAGCCCCAGCCACTACAGCGGCGACAGTCACTCTCACAGCTCCCCCTCACACTCAGATTACTCCCACTCCTACACAGCCCAGACCTGCGTGACGTCATCAGCCGCTGCAGCTGCAGCCTCCTTCTCCAGTTCTCAGTGTGACTATACAGACCTCCAGAGCTCCAACTATTACAACCCCTACTCAGGCTACCCTTCCAGCCTGTACCAGTACCCTTACTTCCACTCCTCCAGAAGGGCGTACCACGGGAGCCCCATCCTCAACAGTTTGTCCATTCCCCCCACCCACAGTCCCCCCACCTCCAACTGGGACCAGCCGGTGTACACCACCCTATCCAGACCGTAG